In one Deltaproteobacteria bacterium genomic region, the following are encoded:
- the rpsJ gene encoding 30S ribosomal protein S10 — MESQKIRIRLRGYDYRLLDQSAADIVERAKRTGARVAGPIPLPTGINRFTVLRSPHVDKKSREQFEVRTHKRVIDILEPKQQTIDALMKLDLASGVDVEIKLY; from the coding sequence ATGGAAAGCCAGAAGATTCGCATCCGTCTAAGAGGCTATGATTACCGCCTGCTCGATCAATCTGCAGCCGACATTGTAGAGCGTGCAAAAAGGACTGGAGCTCGTGTAGCAGGACCCATCCCGCTTCCAACTGGGATTAACCGCTTCACCGTTCTTCGGAGCCCGCACGTAGACAAGAAGTCTCGTGAGCAGTTTGAGGTCAGGACGCACAAGCGTGTGATCGACATCCTAGAGCCAAAGCAACAAACAATCGACGCGCTCATGAAGCTGGATCTAGCATCTGGTGTGGACGTGGAGATAAAGCTTTACTAA